Within Planctomycetia bacterium, the genomic segment CGGCGCGGTCAATCGGACAGCTCATTTTTGTCGGGTTGAACGGTTATGCTTTGGCTCTGGACCGTGACTCCGGCGAAATCGTCTGGTCCAATGACAAGATGCGGTCGGGCTACGTGACGCTGCTGCTCGATGGCGACCGTTTGATTGTCTCGACCAACGGTTACATGTACTGCTTGGACCCTCTCACTGGGCAAATCCAGTGGCATAACCCTCTGACTGGCTATGGTGCGGGGACACCGACCGCTATCACTTCAGTGCGAGGGCAGAACTCGGCAAGTCTGATTCAACAGGCGGCGAACCAGATTAACCAGAGATCAAGTGAA encodes:
- a CDS encoding PQQ-binding-like beta-propeller repeat protein, translating into MHPAPLNLTFDVEVEPSSILGKGDAMWECQKCHERLEDQFGACWNCGAPRSDGGINAAAASDDVETGGAARSIGQLIFVGLNGYALALDRDSGEIVWSNDKMRSGYVTLLLDGDRLIVSTNGYMYCLDPLTGQIQWHNPLTGYGAGTPTAITSVRGQNSASLIQQAANQINQRSSE